A single region of the Solwaraspora sp. WMMD406 genome encodes:
- a CDS encoding adenylosuccinate synthetase, translating to MPDDGTAGGHVAVVDLGYGDAGKGTVVDWICATRPIEAVIRFNGGGQAAHNVVLPDGRTHTFAQFGAGTFHPGVRTHLSRFMVVDPLALAGEATHLAALGVPDALDRLTVDGDALLATPYHRAANQAREIARGADRHGSCGMGVGESMSYALAHPDTAPRVGDCADPGLLRQRLTLLRDRLTRELGPLDAPPVADTVAAYVAFAGRVSIVDGSETSRLLRAGTVVFEGAQGVLLDEWHGFHPYTTWSTTTFGNVDTLLAEARLPGAVTRLGVLRVVTPRHGPGPLVTEDPTLRPAERHNGANPWQGRFRFGHFDAVAHRYALDVAGGVDALALTHLDLVGRHPLRLCAAYDWTDRLPTGPPGDLDRQAALTERLLASRPRYAAGGPGRDPAAWVAAVEAALGVPVRLTSHGPTADDKAVPSRYRRSTETVPKYVTANGVALSKSPAPPTPSTCCRSRRSPSRLG from the coding sequence ATGCCGGACGACGGTACGGCGGGCGGTCACGTCGCCGTGGTCGACCTCGGCTACGGCGACGCCGGCAAGGGCACGGTCGTCGACTGGATCTGCGCGACCCGACCGATCGAGGCGGTGATCCGCTTCAACGGGGGCGGGCAGGCGGCGCACAACGTCGTCCTGCCCGACGGTCGGACGCACACGTTCGCCCAGTTCGGAGCCGGGACCTTCCACCCCGGCGTGCGCACCCACCTGTCGCGGTTCATGGTCGTCGACCCGCTGGCGCTGGCCGGCGAGGCGACCCACCTGGCCGCGCTCGGCGTACCCGACGCGCTGGACCGGTTGACCGTCGACGGCGACGCGCTGCTGGCCACCCCGTACCACCGGGCCGCCAACCAGGCCCGGGAGATCGCCCGTGGGGCCGACCGGCACGGCTCCTGCGGGATGGGGGTGGGCGAGAGCATGTCCTACGCGCTCGCCCACCCCGACACGGCGCCCCGGGTCGGCGACTGCGCCGACCCGGGGCTGCTGCGGCAGCGGCTGACGCTGCTGCGGGACCGGTTGACCCGCGAACTGGGACCGCTGGACGCTCCCCCGGTGGCCGACACGGTCGCCGCCTACGTCGCCTTCGCCGGTCGGGTGTCGATCGTGGACGGCTCCGAGACGAGCCGGCTGCTCCGGGCCGGTACGGTCGTCTTCGAAGGGGCGCAGGGGGTGCTGCTCGACGAGTGGCACGGCTTCCACCCGTACACCACCTGGAGCACCACGACGTTCGGCAACGTCGACACGCTGCTCGCCGAGGCGAGGCTGCCGGGCGCGGTGACCCGCCTCGGGGTGCTCCGGGTGGTGACGCCCCGGCACGGGCCCGGTCCGTTGGTCACCGAGGATCCGACGTTGCGGCCGGCGGAGCGGCACAACGGCGCCAACCCGTGGCAGGGCCGGTTCCGGTTCGGCCACTTCGACGCCGTGGCCCACCGGTACGCCCTGGACGTCGCCGGTGGCGTCGACGCTCTCGCGCTGACCCATCTGGACCTGGTCGGCCGGCATCCGCTGCGGCTGTGCGCGGCCTACGACTGGACCGACCGGCTGCCGACCGGCCCGCCCGGTGACCTGGACCGGCAGGCGGCGTTGACCGAGCGGCTGTTGGCCAGCCGGCCGCGCTACGCGGCCGGCGGGCCGGGACGGGATCCGGCCGCCTGGGTCGCGGCGGTCGAGGCCGCGCTCGGTGTGCCGGTACGGCTCACCTCGCACGGCCCGACCGCCGACGACAAGGCCGTGCCGTCGCGTTACCGCAGGTCGACCGAGACGGTGCCGAAGTACGTCACGGCCAACGGGGTGGCGCTGTCGAAATCCCCTGCGCCCCCCACTCCCAGTACTTGCTGCCGAAGTCGTCGAAGCCCATCACGTCTCGGGTGA
- a CDS encoding serine/threonine protein kinase has translation MTVDDAIRLVTTARGPADLFDTAAPARRYRQLARLLHPDTADATAPADQATIAFVRLADLWRQHLDAGRDSATATAGTADDTATADDTATADDTAGTADDTAAGAGGTDTVTIDTGRHRYVVPRRPRYIGDLADLYRHGDDQLVKIPRDPANNDLIAREARALRQLADHGDARYLPYVPRLVDAFRHTEPGTGATRRVTVLGTATGLRSLAEVRRAYPDGVDARDAAWMWRRLLVALGFAHRAGVVHGAVLPDHVLIQPDDHGVVLVDWCYASSGGEPVPALVPAYADWYPDEVRRRRSPGPGTDLAMAAHCLAWLTGEQAPEPMRRFTDGCRLAALRQRPDDAWRLLGEFDDLLERLYGPRRFRPFTMPDPSPR, from the coding sequence GTGACCGTCGACGACGCCATCCGGCTGGTCACGACCGCGCGCGGACCCGCCGACCTGTTCGACACCGCCGCGCCGGCCCGGCGTTACCGCCAACTGGCCCGGCTGCTGCACCCGGACACCGCCGACGCCACCGCACCGGCCGACCAGGCCACGATCGCCTTCGTCCGGCTCGCCGACCTGTGGCGTCAGCATCTCGACGCCGGACGCGACAGCGCCACCGCCACCGCCGGCACCGCCGACGACACCGCCACCGCCGACGACACCGCCACCGCCGACGACACCGCCGGCACCGCCGACGACACCGCCGCTGGTGCCGGCGGCACCGACACCGTCACCATCGACACCGGACGGCACCGGTACGTCGTACCGCGCCGCCCCCGCTATATCGGCGACCTCGCCGACCTCTACCGGCACGGCGACGACCAGCTGGTGAAGATACCCCGGGATCCGGCCAACAACGACCTGATCGCGCGGGAGGCGCGAGCGCTTCGCCAGCTCGCCGACCACGGCGACGCCCGCTACCTGCCGTACGTGCCCCGGTTGGTGGACGCCTTCCGGCACACCGAACCCGGCACCGGAGCCACCCGGCGGGTCACCGTGCTGGGCACCGCCACCGGGCTGCGCAGCCTGGCCGAAGTACGTCGGGCGTACCCGGACGGGGTCGACGCCCGCGACGCCGCCTGGATGTGGCGGCGGCTGCTGGTCGCGCTCGGTTTCGCGCACCGGGCCGGGGTGGTGCACGGCGCGGTGCTGCCCGACCACGTGCTGATCCAGCCCGACGACCACGGTGTGGTGCTGGTCGACTGGTGCTACGCCAGTTCCGGCGGCGAACCGGTGCCGGCGCTGGTCCCGGCGTACGCCGACTGGTATCCCGACGAGGTCCGTCGCCGCCGCTCCCCCGGCCCCGGCACCGACCTGGCGATGGCCGCCCACTGCCTGGCGTGGCTCACCGGTGAACAGGCACCGGAGCCGATGCGCCGATTCACCGACGGGTGCCGGCTCGCGGCGCTGCGCCAACGACCCGACGACGCCTGGCGGCTGCTGGGCGAATTCGACGACCTGCTCGAACGGCTCTACGGACCCCGCCGGTTCCGGCCGTTCACGATGCCCGACCCCAGTCCCCGATAA
- a CDS encoding NUDIX domain-containing protein, producing MSEAEFLASYDPQAYPPVAVTVDVVALTIRDAQLHVLLVRRGAAPYEGAWALPGGFVQPDEDLPTAAARELAEETGLDARTGPGTRDTPGRALRRVHLEQLASYGGPDRDPRMRVVSVAYLAFAPELPDPAAGSDAAAAAWVPVAALGLPEAVTPDRPVRQRPGTSRRLAFDHATILADGLDRARAKLEYTPLATRFVGEEFTISELRGVYETVWGVELHAGNFHRKVLSVPGFLDSVGATTERGGPRGGPRARIYRAGDARLLHPALLRPAREEAIR from the coding sequence ATGTCAGAGGCGGAGTTCCTGGCCAGCTACGACCCACAGGCCTACCCGCCGGTCGCGGTGACCGTCGACGTGGTCGCGTTGACCATCCGCGACGCGCAACTGCACGTGCTGCTCGTCCGGCGAGGCGCGGCACCGTACGAAGGCGCCTGGGCACTACCCGGCGGGTTCGTCCAGCCCGACGAGGACCTGCCCACCGCCGCCGCCCGCGAACTCGCCGAGGAGACCGGCCTGGACGCCCGGACCGGACCCGGCACCCGGGACACCCCCGGACGCGCGCTGCGTCGCGTCCACCTGGAACAGCTCGCCAGCTACGGCGGCCCGGACCGGGACCCCCGGATGCGGGTCGTCTCCGTGGCCTACCTGGCGTTCGCCCCCGAACTGCCCGATCCGGCCGCCGGCAGCGACGCCGCCGCAGCGGCCTGGGTACCGGTCGCCGCCCTCGGTCTTCCCGAGGCGGTGACACCCGACCGGCCGGTACGCCAACGTCCCGGCACGAGCCGACGACTCGCCTTCGACCACGCCACGATCCTCGCCGACGGACTCGACCGGGCCCGCGCCAAGCTCGAATACACCCCGCTGGCCACCCGCTTCGTCGGCGAGGAGTTCACCATCAGCGAACTGCGCGGCGTCTACGAGACCGTGTGGGGCGTCGAACTGCACGCCGGCAACTTCCACCGCAAGGTGCTGTCCGTACCGGGCTTTCTGGACAGCGTCGGCGCGACCACCGAACGCGGCGGACCGCGCGGCGGACCGCGCGCCCGGATCTACCGGGCCGGCGACGCCCGACTGCTGCACCCGGCGCTGCTGCGCCCCGCGCGGGAGGAGGCGATCCGGTGA